The following proteins are encoded in a genomic region of Brachypodium distachyon strain Bd21 chromosome 1, Brachypodium_distachyon_v3.0, whole genome shotgun sequence:
- the LOC100825466 gene encoding 26S proteasome regulatory subunit 10B homolog A has protein sequence MADAIAEAAARRAAVVAKYRRVLLSCRELESRVRTGGDKLKSSKKELEKTKEHVQALQSPGQTVGEVLRAIDNDRFIIRSSAGPRYVTNCRTKLNREKLTPGTRVCLDNVTLTIMRILPREVDSSVYNMIHEDPGNVSYSAVGGLSEQIRELRETIELPLMNPELFLRAGIKPPKGVLLYGPPGTGKTLLARAIASNMDVNFMKVVSSAILDKYIGESARMIREMFTYARDHQPCIIFMDEIDAIGGRRFSEGTSADREIQRTLMELLHQLDGFHELGKVKVIMATNRPDVLDPALLRPGRLGCKIEIPLPNEQARLEILKIHAAGVAKHGEINYEAAAKLAEGFNAADMRNVCTEAGMAAIRAERDYVMNEDFMQAVRKLADAKKLESRADYKVDF, from the exons atggccgacgCGATcgccgaagccgccgcccgccgcgccgccgtcgtcgccaaGTACCGGAGGGTTCTCCTCTCGTGCCGGGAGCTCGAGTCCCGCGTGCGCACAG GGGGAGACAAGCTGAAGAGCAGTAAGAAGGAACTTGAGAAAACTAAAGAGCACGTCCAGGCGTTACAAAGCCCCGGGCAGACGGTCGGAGAGGTGCTGCGCGCGATTGACAATGACCGCT TTATTATAAGGAGTAGCGCCGGCCCTCGGTACGTTACCAACTGCCGCACTAAGTTGAACAGGGAAAAATTGACACCGGGCACGCGTGTGTGTCTTGACAATGTGACACTTACAATCATGCGCATACTTCCGCGCGAG GTGGACTCTTCAGTGTACAACATGATTCATGAGGATCCAGGGAATGTCAGCTACTCTGCTGTTGGAGGGCTATCTGAACAGATCAGGGAACTTAGGGAGACCATCGAGCTTCCACTCATGAACCCTGAATTGTTCCTCCGAGCTGGGATTAAGCCACCCAAG GGAGTGCTCCTTTACGGCCCACCTGGGACTGGGAAGACGCTGCTGGCGAGGGCTATTGCAAGTAACATGGACGTCAACTTCATGAAG GTTGTCTCAAGTGCTATCCTTGACAAGTACATTGGTGAAAGCGCTCGGATGATAAGGGAGATGTTTACCTATGCACGTGATCATCAG CCCTGCATCATCTTCATGGATGAAATCGACGCaattggaggaagaagattcAGTGAGGGTACAAGTGCTGATCGTGAGATCCAGAGGACGCTCATGGAACTGCTACACCAGTTAGATGGCTTTCATGAACTTGGAAAG GTGAAAGTAATAATGGCAACCAACCGGCCGGATGTTCTGGACCCTGCTCTCTTACGTCCCGGACGTCTGGGTTGCAAGATTGAAATTCCTCTTCCTAATGAACAGGCGAGGCTTGAAATCCTCAAGATACATGCAGCTGGGGTTGCCAAGCACGGCGAAATCAATTACGAAGCGGCTGCAAAGCTAGCAGAG GGATTTAACGCTGCCGATATGCGTAATGTCTGCACAGAAGCTGGCATGGCAGCAATCCGAGCAGAGCGTGACTACGTCATGAATGAAGACTTCATGCAG gccGTGAGGAAACTTGCCGACGCAAAGAAGCTAGAGTCCCGCGCCGACTACAAAGTGGACTTTTAG